A stretch of DNA from Oryza brachyantha chromosome 9, ObraRS2, whole genome shotgun sequence:
TCTCGGCTGCTCTGGTGGCGTCCGTCTCCACGGACCACTGCACGCGCGGGGCCATGGGAGGCGACAGCGACTTGTTCCTCTTGCTCCACGAACACGTCCATGTCCCGTGTCTCTTTCGTCTTGCCACGCCGTGCAGGCCACACACCACCATGGATCTCATCttggagctagctagcgcTCGTGCCTTTTTTTGGCTCCCGCGATTATTGCACATGGATGGACGGAATGGAAGCGTAACACCTATACTAGAAACTGATCTGCTTTGGTTGCGGGAAAAGGGTGGGGATTGATTCAGAGTTGCGGGGAGATTCATCGATCGGTcgcgccttcttcttcttcttttttttttttctgaacggATGAGGCGAATTATTGGGCGACGATTCGTGTAGCGTCCGCGGTGTTTGGGTACAAGTAGGTTTGATTCACGCTTTCACAGCTGGTTGATCCGTTGATGTGATTGTCGTTGTCTGTGCTGACAACAAGTACTGTAGTGGCAGTAGAATTTGGGTTGGATTCAGATACTATGGGAGAGACGTGGATAACTTAACTTAGCCAACACGGAAAAcactaatagattagtatatattaattaattaattattaattattaaaaaaatataaaatagattaatatgtttttctaaataacttttctataaaatattttttataaaaaatatatcgtttagcagtttgagaaaCCCATATGGGGAAAACAAaatagataagttaacttatatgtTGCCCGGGCCTGACATGTAAAAGATGCTGCCTTTTAACTACACGTGGCCGGAATCCCAACCGTATATATGTCCTCTTTCAGTTCAGGGTGAATTGGGTGATATATATGacatgatatgatatgatatcaTGATTTCTGTTTCGGTCAAGCTCTAATCATGTCAGAGATTTGCATCGTACTGCTCCATCCCTTCCAAAgagtttatctttttattactGTGTATGATGTTTGAACTtgcatcttatttaaaagaatttaaaaaaatagtcatatataaagtttcattatattttatcatctagtaacaataaaaatattaatcatctaaaattttaaataagacaaaaatcaaacatcgtataaaactaagaaaataaatttattttaagacgaAGGAAGAGAACACGAGTACCAAGCAGCCGCAAGTTGTAGTTGGGCGCTGAATTTTGGCTGTAGTTAGGCTAATTCGCAGAGTTTCTTCCACGAGTACTACGCTGGTTCACGAGCACAActgcggcgagccggcgaccTTAGCGGCCGTCCTGGCACGATGAGTGGAGGTGCTCTTGGAGTTCATAATTTTTGTGGACGAGGGTGACTGCATCATCTAGCGATTGGGCGATCATATCCTTGTGTGTGTGAGATCGAGACAAACTGAATGCATCATCCCATAGAAGACCATTGACTTAAGCAATAAAACGACTTTGGTTGTGGTCTTTGtcgatgaaagataaaatattttctgatttttgtaGTAACGATGGAATTAACTAATATTATGAAGTTGAAAATCCACTCTAGTAACATAGGCTTATGAACatctatataacattttttcaaaagaaaaatgtacgcaaaaatcaagaaaaaaaactaagaacaATATgcagaaaagaacacaaccttgTTGCTTTACCATTACGACATCATGGGCTTGACTTTATTTCGTACACTCCACATTGAATCTATCACTAACCTATTTTTATtgtagattttataaattaaccCTTAACTTTCTTAAAACATCCAAATTAAATCATAGTATAAAAAGATGAGTTTTCAATATAACAAAAGGATAGATAACACattcatagaaaatatatttttatttgttttagataatattataatatatttttatcagcaGTAAAGCATAGACATTCGAATAGTTTAACCAAGATCAATATGACCTCAGGCTCTGATATATTAGAGCAAAATACTAAAAGAAGGCTATCAAGGGGTGTTGTTTACTCCCAAGTAGTAGGGGAGCACAGTTAAGTCTAGCCGGTTTAGTCAACATATTTAGATGTGACATCATATCTTCTTCAGTTCACAAGACATCGCTTTAGCCTTTaggtaataaaaaatcttacatttcCAGTCTATGTGCGCTGGGTTCACACAGACAAAACATCGTTTTAGCTAGgtgtataattatatttttcatgctaATAGGAAGAATCGTTTGTGTGATAGTAATTCAGTCAAGTGTTCTCATTTTCTGAAATGGGCCAGCTTTGATAATTTTCATTTAGATGGGCTTTTTTATGCCAGGAGTATGacttttagtttgttttatagtttattttcatatgttaGCAGTGTTCATGCTTCCTATTGGTAGGGAACTACcacaatacaatttttttttatttttttagatagagTAGTTAATTTTCTGCCAAAAAAACGTTTAAGTTGTTGAATATTGATCTCCTAgttaaaaatgattaatagATGATGACATGTGATGCCTTTTTCATCAGCCATGCGAATAGCAAAAATCCATAATATGCACATGCAAGCGCAATTTTAATACCAGTTTAGTAAGACGTACGGGAAACTCGTTTTCCCTTAAGAGGATAGTCCTCCTTTTGGAAACATGTGtgcaaaattatgaaataaatttaacaacATAGATcattgtgatatatatatatatatatatatatatatatatatatatatatatatatatatatatatatatatatatatatatataagtccaCAAATGTGCATATTTAAATTCAACCTATACAAGTTGCAacagaaaataacaaatgGGAATAGTACATGTATACTAGttaattttctgtttttgtttgaaCTTGTGTAGGTTGattttaaacttgtatattcGTGAAGTTATGTATCACATATTATCTGcattatcaaatattttcacaattttttggtAATAATTTAGATGGCATGTAAAAAAGAAGGAATATCCCTTTAATGACAAAAATCCAACTCCAAGTAAAACCAAGTATTTACCACTGTTCTccaactttttatatataatagtaatATACCAATGTATtgtaacatatttatataattgatGATGGTTGCATAAGTGCATAGGCTaatagagaaaagaaattggtttttaaagaaacaacttgatttttttttcttttttctatggaAGCAGCGGTTTTTAgtggggcatttaactttttgtcactcttaaaaatggttgataacagatttgccactagacccatatgtcatagacacatgagtcATGTGCCTATGACATGTGGCTCCAGTGGTAAATCTGttatgatcaaatataaaagtggtaaaaagttaattattccattTTTAGTTGACGTGAGGTGGGGAGGAATTGATGGCTTTTGAGTGACGTGAGACAGGGAAAAGAACGTCCGACTATACTTTTAAGTAGTATAGATGTTAAGGGCACTCGGCGTTGGTGGTGTGTGTACGTCTTTTTGtgtaatctaaaaaaaatctatttatcAACTAAAATCTTGTAAAGGGCCCTCATGGGCGGCCCGCATTGTTGACCCATCCTTGTAGATGGGCTGGACTGTCCTGAAAGGGTTAAACTAGGATAGGCAGGAAGAGAAATAAATCCATAATGTCATTTGGGCCATAAGTCTACTCTACGCCCTCAAATTCGACTGTGAAAAACAAGTAGAGCAGCTAAAGAAAACAGAAGCAGCTCTATATATGAAGTGCCGTCAGTCTGATGAAGCTGGAACATCAGATTGTACCGAAGCTGATAATTTCACCGTGTGTTCGCCGGGTTAATATCCTCTACAGTACTGTATATGCAGCAGGTGTCACTGACATGTACGACCCATCTGCTCTTGGCCAACTGTCAGTAACACCTACTGTATGACGATACAACAGAGGATCTCATCGAACAATACCTGTGTTTACCATGGATTCTCACATGGAGATCACAGCCGAGCTCCGGCGATCTGACGCTGTGTGTTGCAGGGGGAGTGACCTCCATGGACCCGTTCCTCAAGAAGTTCTTCCCGGTGGTGTACCGGAAGAAGAACGACGGCGGGCAGAACAACTACTGTAAGTACGACAACCAGGGCCTCTCGGCGTTCACCTCCTCCCTCTACCTCGCCGGCCTCGTCTCCTCGCTTGTCGCCTCGCCGGTGACGAGGAACTacggccgccgcgccagcATCGTCTGCGGCGGCCTCagcttcctcgccggcgccacgcTCAACGCCGCGGCGGTGAACCTCGAGATGCTCATCCTCGGGCGCATCATGCTCGGCGTCGGCATCGGCTTCGGCAATCAGGTGCGACACTGGCGAGCTACTGACATGGCCGGAGTTGTGGTGGTTTGCGTTGGGTGAGAGTGATATATATGTGGTGGCGGCGTTGCAGGCCGTGCCGCTGTACCTGTCGGAGATGGCGCCGGCGCACCTCCGCGGCGCGCTGAACATGATGTTCCAGCTCGCGACGACGCTGGGCATCTTCACGGCGAACATGATCAACTACGGCACGCAGCACATCACGCCGTGGGGGTGGCGCCTCTCGCTCGGCcttgcggcggcgccggcgctgctgATGACCGTCGGCGGGCTGCTCCTGCCGGAGACGCCCAACAGCCTGATCGAGCGCGGGCGCGTCGAGGAGGGCCGCCGCGTGCTGGAGCGCATCCGGGGcaccgccgacgtcgacgccgagTTCACGGACATGACggaggcgagcgagctggcCAACTCCATCGAGCACCCGTTCCGCAACATCCTGGAGCCGCGCAACCGGCCGCAGCTGGTGATGGCAGTGTGCATGCCGGCGTTCCAGATCCTGACGGGCATCAACTCCATCCTCTTCTACGCGCCGGTGCTGTTCCAGAGCATGGGCTTCGGTGGCAGCGCGTCGCTCTACTCCTCCGTGCTCACCGGCGCCGTCCTCTTTTCCTCCACcatcatctccatctccaccgtcgaccgcctcggccgccgcaaGCTCCTCATCAGCGGCGGCATCCAGATGATCGTCTGCCAGGTCCGTACACACTCAAAACCAACACCACCGCCCGCCATGGCCATCCGCGCCGCCCACCACTGATCGGTTCTTGGAAACACACGCATCCATGGCGGCTTCACGCACGCAGGTGATCGTGGCGGTGATCCTGGGGGTCAAGTTCGGGACGGACAAGGAGCTGTCGAAGAGCTACTCGatcgcggtggtggtggtgatctgCCTCTTCGTGCTCGCCTTCGGCTGGTCGTGGGGTCCCCTGGGGTGGACGGTGCCGAGCGAGATCTTCCCGCTGGAGACGCGGTCGGCGGGGCAGAGCATCACGGTGGCCGTGAACCTCTTCTTCACCTTCGTCATAGCGCAGGCGTTCCTCTCGCTCCTGTGCGCGCTCAAGTTCGgcatcttcctcttcttcgccGGGTGGATCGCCGTCATGACCGTGTTCGTCCACGTCTTCCTGCCGGAGACCAAGGGCGTGCCCATCGAGGAGATGGTGCTGCTGTGGAGGAAGCACTGGTTCTGGAAGAAGGTCATGCCCGACCTCCCGCTCGAGGACGGctgggccgccgccgatgaCAACGTCGTCGATCGTCACAGGTGAAACTAATTTGTTGTTCGCGttagagaagaagaagaagaagagatcgATGCATACATGACATGTAGGATGAGGAAATTAAGAAGCTTAATCATGTGcagtttgtgtgtgtgtgtcaatCGAAATCCATGAATCAGCGATGTGTTTGTCGTGGTAGAGAAAGATTGTTGAAAAAGGCAAAGATTTTCAGTTGGTATATGATAGTTGTTGATTTCGCGCCATGCGCGTTAGTTTTCCTCGAGCGAATGTACAAATCCTTCTGAAAATATTGTTACCCTGTATCTTACTCGGCTACTCCTGTATCAAAATAtgatctaaatagttataaaaaatataaaaagtttttggtaTAAGATTAAAGCTTGCCATTGGCATAGGCACTTAAATTAAGgcttttgtttagtttgcgaaaagaaaatttttggatgtcatatcgaacgtttgaccaaaTGTTATAAGaggtttttagacacgaataaaaaaaatgaatttcttaGCTCGCATGAAAACCgttagacgaatcttttgatccatcattagcacgtgtactgtagcaattatggctaatcatggactaattacgCTCAAAAGACCGGTCTCATGATTTCCCtcgtaactgtataattaatattttttatctatgtttaatgttctatttagatgtctaaagatttaatgtgaagtttttgggaaaaaaatttggaactaaacagaccCCCAAATGTTGACTCTTCAGAATTTGATGGAGGACCTGAAAAAGCGAACGGTATCGGGATAGCCAAGAGTTGCTTGTGCGGCTGGCTTATGGATCACTAGACTAAATAGAGATACTAATGGGgtttaagtttttttccttataaTTTAAGGTTGGGTTTAAAATATagagagagataaaattttatagtattttgaTGTAATGTTGTGAAATGATCCAAAGGCCTTAACACATCATCACTCCTGCCTAAAGACAACAGTCTACGAGCTAACTATACGCCTATGTAAATGAAAGAGAAAGCGATATAAAATTGTTGCCTCTCATACAAATCTTTCAGCTTCATTTCACCTTAACATACACCTTCATCTGACAAAATAACACACTTGAGATGGTACAAAAGAGATCCTCTACTACCAAACTATTCTGGGCAGGAAGACAACAAATAATCTGTCGTTGCGACTAGGCTCGAAGCAGAACAGTGCGTGGCCAGATGTACGTGCTACTCGTCTACGTACTTCTCTCGCCGGCGTGCCGGTgctgcgcggcggccgggccaACCGGCCGGCGGTCGTTCATGACGCGCATGCAGCCGAGCGGCCTCCGCGTGGCTTCAGCGTGAAGGTGGGGATGGGCAGCACGGAGGGATCCGGCGAGATCTTGAACGATGGCCCCCAGTACAgtttcgtcgccgtcgccggggctCCTTGTCGTCGCTGGCCCGCGGTCGCCTCCGCCACAGCCTcggccctcctcgccggcgcaaTGTACTTCTCTACGTCTGCCACAGGCTGACTCTTCGCCGGTGTGACTCCCAGCTCTGGAACCACCGCATTCTCAGCCTCCTTcgcaggcgcaggcgcaggcgcgACGCGCTGGAGCTGCGCAGCCGCCGGGGCAGGCTCGGcattctccgccgccgccgatgcacCGTCGCTCTGGTCCGCGGCGGGAGCCGCCACCGTCAGCTTTGCCCTGATCTCCGGCGCGATAGGCTCCCCGCGCTTCAGGATCACGACGTTCTCCATGGTGAGCGTCCCCGTCTGCGGCCGTGAGCCGGCGCGGGGAGACGACCCACGCCCGCGCGcctgccgcccctctccccgcCGTCCATGGCTGCCAGGCAGCCTGGACGAACGCGGAGGGGCCGAGGatacggcgacggcggcggcggactgcTCCCACATCGGCCGGCGGTGCACGTACGTCGGCGCGTGCACGCCGCGGCGGTCGTGGAGTCGACAGTCGGTAGCCCGGAGGCTCAGCATGGCAGCCATCGCGATCTagtcgatcggcggcagcttGGGCGGCGCACGCGACGTCGACGTCGAGAAGAAGGTGAGCGAGATGGAGTTGTCGCGGCGGCATGGCGCCAAATATATAGCGCGCGCGAGGCTCCGACTCCGAGTTCTCCACGCGGGGATCGTATCCTACTCGGACTTCGGACGGAGAGGTGAGCTTTTGTAAAAGGCTGGCCCATTACGGCCCACAACCAACGGCCCATATCTGTCTCGGCTACTGCAATTCTCtctctactctctctctctctctctctggaaAGCatcgcggccggcgccgccgcccgccggcgagCAAGCCCAGCGCCGCCGGGGCTGGCTCCAGGCGCGGTGTATTCCTCAGCCCACCTGCTTCCCTCGTCCCCGCTATCGCCTGTGTCGCACTCGCACGGTCCCCTTCCGGCTGCTCCGGTGGTTTTGCACTGTTAGGGTTTGACGGGCCATGGCGCCTCCCGTCAACACGTGGGAGGAGGATGAGCTGGAgctggaagaagaggaggtaACGAGCAGATTTGAGCTGCAGCCGCAGCTGCTTTTCCATCTTCTTCACAGGGGCgttatctgtttttttttttagttctaaTTCCTTGCTTAGGATCGAATCAATGTCTGAATCCTTCCCGTTTCTTCAAGGGTTTGTTAAGAACGCGaaaaagggctaagttttCAGATTCCACTGTCCGACAGCAGCAGGGAGTTGAGGCCGCAGCTGCGGAGAAGGTGGCGGCGGGAGCCGCTGCGCTTTCGCTTGGAGTTTCCGCTAGCCAGGAGCCTGTTCATGGGGGCAGTGGTCGTGTGGAGCAGAGGAATGGTGGAGCAAAGCATGCCAATGGTATCTGAATTGATCCTTTCGTAACAGTGCGTAATTCTGACTGTGACAAATATTGGAAATTAGGGGGAGGATATATATGCAGCAACTTAGTTAGGATTCAGATAAGGATTTAGTGCCTTGCAGGATGTGGTTAATTGAAGTATTACATCTTGAGAGATAAGTGGAGCACCTTAAAACAGCTCAATCAAGaatttctaacttttttttatccccAATGATAAGTGCGGGGGAGTTCTAGGAGATCATCGTCCAATTAGTTTAGAGATGGATCTAAGAGCCTAGCTTTGCAGATCCTGGATACATGGTGTATTTCCTTAGAATGAAACATCTAAGTAGACGGTCTTGAGAAATAACATCTAAACTTCAAAGGCATGAATTTCAGGCTGATCAACATTATTGTAGTGTAAATGGCCATCCAATTTTCTCCATGTTTAAAACCAAGAATCCTGAACTCTAGATAAAAATGTGATCCTTTTTGAGTAAACCAGGGCATGGAACAATTGAATACGGCATTTGAAATAAGACATCAGTGGATCATATATACTATTGTTCAGCTTACACAATCCAGTGTTTAACGGAAAGCTACCTTTTTGAAACCTGATAATTTTGCTGAAATTTATAGGGGCTATAGATAAAGAAGCAGCAACATTGGGACTGCGTAACATCTGCTCAGCAACTCGCTGGAAGGAGCCATCTTATGAATTTGAAGAACAAGGGCCTGCCCATGATAAACTGTAAGTTTCCTATTAACTGGCGAATCATCAGTGTTTTATTTAGGCACACCCAACACATGTGGCTTCTTGTGAATATTGCTGCAAGTGTGATGAGTCGATAACATCAGCACATCATAGGGAAAGCCCCTAGACCTTACCTTTTTTGCGGTTCAGAAGTTCTTGATTTAAACTACTTATCATTGACTCATTGTAGTATTGTACTTGCCTATTATAGAGTTCGCTGTGACTGTGAGCATCATTCTATTAATCTAGACTATGATAACATGAGTAAAGATGATAACCTGATTACAATTctatttgcttgtataataaTACGTCAAAAGTTAAATCATGATACTATGTAGTTTATACAATTTTTCCCCATGGTTTGGTTAAAAAACTGATAAATTCTGTAAGTCAAAACTGGAACATGTCTATTGACAAGGAGCAGCATCAAATGCACATACCTAGTAGTGTTCCAGTATTTCCAATTGCTCTCTGTAATTTACAATCAATAGCGAACTAGCGCTTTACCTGATATGTGAGAAAAGAAAGCGAATGTTTCAAAGCTCAACCGGCTATAATATCTTGACTCTCTAATATGGTATATTTTACTGAGAATTAGGTGTTACCAttccaaaaatatagtatttctTTTAATTGCTTCATGCTGGGTTATGCATCTTACTCAACATCGACACGCTTTCTATGATTTTGGTAGCATGAATATAGCAAACTACCAAAAGATCTCATTTCTGGATTGTTGTCCCTTTCACAGATGACCGAAATGTGGCGAGTATCCACCATTTGgcgttttcacttttttttttttaaaaaaaattcatccatgCCCCATCTTAATAGATCAGTGTAGTTCGAGTTGTATCTACCAGAATCGAAATGCACAACATGCAAGTTAGTACCCTCACGTATCATCATGCTTTGATGTTATTGCATTGTCGTTTACCTTTAACCCTATCAAGTATATCGTTGTCAATTGATCGCTTGCGTATTTTGGTAATTGCCTAGAGTAATTTTAACACTTGATGTAagcacaattaattaattaatgttgtGAAAACTCTGCAGGTTCACATGCAAGGTGACTATCCACGTGGACACAGTCACAAACACTATTTTGGAGTGCATCAGTGAACCTAAGCGTTACAAGAAAGCTGCCCAGGAACATGCTGCTCAAGGGGCATTGTGGTACCTTAAGATCTTTGGACACGCGAATTAATCTTAGACATTCTCCAGGCAGTAACCTAAACGATCTCCAAGTAGCCGAGTGTTAACTTATTGTTCCTTTTCCATTCGTATGAATCTCATCCATTAGACTTTTCCATTCAATCTCATCCATGAGAAGGCCAGTGTTCTCTCTATCTCAATCCAAGGTTGGATCTGTGTCTCCATGAGTCCATGTACATATCTGAAAATTCTTGCTCTGTGTAGGTGGCACTTATGTGTAAATACTACtgcctccgtctctaaatgtttgatgtcattgactttttatacacgtttgattattcgtcttatttaattttttgtcaaatatgtaaaactatatatgtacataaaagtatatttaacaataaatataatgatataaaaataattaataattatgtaaattttttgaataagatgaatagtcaaacatgtataaaaaaatcaacggcgtcaaacatttagggacggagggagtacttactGCCTATTCACCCTTGGGAGAGAAGCCAAAATGTTCTTTCAAATATACAATCAGTTACTCTTTGATACTTTTTATCTAATTAAACTATGACTATCTTATGATTTGATTCATCTGGTTTGCAAGAACAAAACTCTACAGCCAACCAGGTGTAGTTGGAGTCTTGGAGAAGATGCATATCCCACGTAGGCAGGTAGATCAAGTCGAATATATACTACATTTTTCTCCGAGAAGATGTCACGAAACAGGTGTTTGGTCACCGTTGTGCTAGGATGGCACGGTGGCAATCGACCTTTTCAATCACATTATGATCTTGTCGTCATCCGGTGGCTAATTCAACCAGTATGACACCGTGTCACCGTTACCGTTCTCATCGTGAGGTAACTTTCTATTACCTGGTGTTAGAAAAATAGTGCTTCAttccttttaaaatatagctatcTGAGTAgcagataaataaaaaacttattactGAAAACTTATTAACAGTATTATCTATTCGCATctgctttatttttataaatcaaaattggTTTAGAGATACTGCAGCAACTGCtcgaaacaaaacaaaagggcAATAACAAAAACACTCTCGCCCGATGCGACGGCCGGTGGATGAAAACTCATGTAAATTCCCGACCGACCAATCGTGTTTTCGTAGAAGTAGTATTTTCATATTCTAGTTGtataaagtttgttttttttcctatctttGTGTtgttaaaaatacatgaatattCCCGATTGGCCAAGGACAATTAGCAGACCGATTTGAGAAAGGCTATGGTATTATCTAATAGTACTATTATATTAGAATAGATTTAGACGGTTggtttataagtttatattaatACTTTAGTACCACGGTAGGggtaatattaatatttacgATTTTATCAATTCTtcataagagtttttttatccatcGATCAGATTACATCGTTTCCTGGTGGCACGTTGTTGAAGACACATCTTTTCGTAGAGGGAAATGTACTATTTTGCTCCCCCATCCCAAGATCATTAGGCTCATATGTGTTTTTACTTATGTCGAGCGACGTGACAGTAGAAATAGATCTAAACCTTttgacaaaattaaattaatgatTCAGATTTATTTCTAATACAAGTAGAGAGCGAGCTCTCTTATCCGACTGTGTTTTCATCCTTCTACTTGCCCAGTGTACTGTGCAATGTAAGTGCAACAAATGAGTCCCTGTTCCTGTCTGCATCAAACGTCGGCGTGGCTGCCcacggtcgccgtcgtcttctaccttagctagctgcagctgAGCTGCGACAGCTCTGTAtcgtccatgcatgcatggagctTAATTCCCGGATCGAAGAgta
This window harbors:
- the LOC102704735 gene encoding endoribonuclease Dicer homolog 4-like isoform X3, which translates into the protein MAPPVNTWEEDELELEEEEQQGVEAAAAEKVAAGAAALSLGVSASQEPVHGGSGRVEQRNGGAKHANGAIDKEAATLGLRNICSATRWKEPSYEFEEQGPAHDKLFTCKVTIHVDTVTNTILECISEPKRYKKAAQEHAAQGALWYLKIFGHAN
- the LOC102704735 gene encoding endoribonuclease Dicer homolog 4-like isoform X2, which produces MSWSWKKRRTRKRAKFSDSTVRQQQGVEAAAAEKVAAGAAALSLGVSASQEPVHGGSGRVEQRNGGAKHANGAIDKEAATLGLRNICSATRWKEPSYEFEEQGPAHDKLFTCKVTIHVDTVTNTILECISEPKRYKKAAQEHAAQGALWYLKIFGHAN
- the LOC102704735 gene encoding endoribonuclease Dicer homolog 4-like isoform X1 — protein: MAPPVNTWEEDELELEEEEGLLRTRKRAKFSDSTVRQQQGVEAAAAEKVAAGAAALSLGVSASQEPVHGGSGRVEQRNGGAKHANGAIDKEAATLGLRNICSATRWKEPSYEFEEQGPAHDKLFTCKVTIHVDTVTNTILECISEPKRYKKAAQEHAAQGALWYLKIFGHAN
- the LOC121055291 gene encoding skin secretory protein xP2-like, with the translated sequence MAAMLSLRATDCRLHDRRGVHAPTYVHRRPMWEQSAAAVAVSSAPPRSSRLPGSHGRRGEGRQARGRGSSPRAGSRPQTGTLTMENVVILKRGEPIAPEIRAKLTVAAPAADQSDGASAAAENAEPAPAAAQLQRVAPAPAPAKEAENAVVPELGVTPAKSQPVADVEKYIAPARRAEAVAEATAGQRRQGAPATATKLYWGPSFKISPDPSVLPIPTFTLKPRGGRSAACAS
- the LOC102713766 gene encoding sugar transport protein 7 translates to MAGGGVAALGVKKERAAEYKGRMTLAVGMACVVAAVGGAIFGYDIGISGGVTSMDPFLKKFFPVVYRKKNDGGQNNYCKYDNQGLSAFTSSLYLAGLVSSLVASPVTRNYGRRASIVCGGLSFLAGATLNAAAVNLEMLILGRIMLGVGIGFGNQAVPLYLSEMAPAHLRGALNMMFQLATTLGIFTANMINYGTQHITPWGWRLSLGLAAAPALLMTVGGLLLPETPNSLIERGRVEEGRRVLERIRGTADVDAEFTDMTEASELANSIEHPFRNILEPRNRPQLVMAVCMPAFQILTGINSILFYAPVLFQSMGFGGSASLYSSVLTGAVLFSSTIISISTVDRLGRRKLLISGGIQMIVCQVIVAVILGVKFGTDKELSKSYSIAVVVVICLFVLAFGWSWGPLGWTVPSEIFPLETRSAGQSITVAVNLFFTFVIAQAFLSLLCALKFGIFLFFAGWIAVMTVFVHVFLPETKGVPIEEMVLLWRKHWFWKKVMPDLPLEDGWAAADDNVVDRHR
- the LOC102704735 gene encoding ribonuclease 3-like protein 1 isoform X4; translated protein: MAPPVNTWEEDELELEEEEQGVEAAAAEKVAAGAAALSLGVSASQEPVHGGSGRVEQRNGGAKHANGAIDKEAATLGLRNICSATRWKEPSYEFEEQGPAHDKLFTCKVTIHVDTVTNTILECISEPKRYKKAAQEHAAQGALWYLKIFGHAN